From Blattabacterium cuenoti:
CTTATAACTAAACCTAAAAATGGAAATTTTGGATAACAATTATTCAGATTAGCATCTTGTATAAAATGAGAAAGTATGTGAGCTTGTATATGATTTACAGTTAATAAGGGAATATCTAAACCCATGGAAAATGATTTTGCAAAAGAAGCCCCTACTAATAAAGGACCAATTAATCCGGGTCCTAAAGTAAAAGATACTGCATCAATTTGATTTCGATTTATTTTTGCTAAAAAAATAGCTTGTTGCACTGCCTTTGTCATATTTATATCATGGAGTCTTGAAGCCAACTCAGGAACAACTCCTCCATATTTTTTATGAATTTCTTGATTAAAAATGACATTAGACAATACATTTCTATTTTGAATGATAGAAACACCTGTATCGTCACATGACGATTCTATTCCAATAATGATTATAGGTTTTTTTTTCATAAAAAAAAATAACAATATCTTTGAAAATGAATAATGCTTTTTTCTATAAATTTCGTAATAAAAAAATTCTTATTTTATTTTTTTTATTGGGGTTATTTTTTTTTTATGTTTCTTATAAATATAAAGAAGAAATAAAAGAAAAAGTATCCACATTTTTTTTGAATAAAATAAGAAATCATTTAAATGATAAAATTACTATAAAACATGCCTCTATTAATTTTTTAGAAAAAGAATTTATTTTTTCTGATGTACAAATTCTAGATCATCATCATTTTTCTTTTATTCATTTATCTAAATGTAAAATCTCTATTGAGAATTTACTTTATTTTATTTTTATAAATTCGGAGCATTTAAGAATAAAAAACATTTTTATTGAAAATTCTTCTTTTTTTATAAAAAAATATATTAATGAAAAACAAAATAATATTTTAGTTTTTATAAAAAATATTTTGATTCATAAAAATGTAAATAAATTTAATATCAATTTCATTACCTGTTCAAAATTAATAATAAATAAATCTTATGTAAAATATCAGAATATAAATTCTGATAAAAAATTTAAACATTTTTTTTCCAGTTGTATAAAAAATGTTAGAATTGATAATAAAAAAATAAAAGCTTCTATTTTTTCTTTACAATCTAATAAAAGATTACTTAAAAAAAGTAAATCTCCTATTATAGAAAATCTATGTTGTGATTTAATATATGATTATCCCTCGAAACTTGAGGTTAACAATTTTTTAATAAAAACGTCTAACAGTTATCTAAAAGGATATTTTACTCTATTTCAAGATAAAAATACAGAAAATCAAATTCTTTTTCCGAAAATAAATATACAGTGCAAAATTTTTGAAGGATCAAAATTAGGTTCAGATTTAGGAATTTTTTTTTATAAAAAATGGGGTTTTTATTCTAAAATATTTATTAGAGGTTGTATTCATGGAAAATTTAATCATAAAGAAAAAATATTTTCTCTTTATAACGTTTCTATAAAAGATTCACAAGAGAACAAATTATCAGCGGATCAAATTCATATTTTTTATGCAAAAAAAAAATGGAAAGAAATCAAGTTTTTTAAAACTTTTATGCAATTGAATCCTTATAGCATGAAAAAAATAATTCCATATAATTTAGATTCCAAATCTAAATTTTTAAGATTTATTTTAAATTTCAAACAGTCTATTTTCTATAAAGGAGATTTAATCTTATCCTTATTTGATAATAAAAAAAATTTTAAAATAAAAGGAATAGTAAAAAATCGTTTTTTCGTAGCTAAAATATCAACTTATGTTGATTTTTCTAAAAATCAATATTCAGGAAGAATTTTTTTAGAAAAAAAGAAGAATATTTCTTATATACCATCAAAAATTCCGCTTTTCATATATAATACGTTATTGAATCTATATGTTATGGATTTTGAAGGAAATTTTTCTAAATTTTTTATCACACTATTATTCTCTCATTCAAAATATAAAATGCATTTTATAGGAAAAGTATTTTCAAATTTTAAAAAAATATATATTGATATATATAATAAAAACGAAACTAAAAAAAATATAAAAATAACATTTATTAATAATGAAAATCAATCTTTTCAAAAGATCAATATAAATATATATGATATGATTATTGGTCATATTTATGGATCTATAAAATGGGAAAATTTATTCCAAATTTCTTGTTTAAAAAATCCAAATAAAAAAGAAATAAAATATGCAAACTTTAATTTTTTAATCAAAAAATCTTTTTTTTATTTTATAAAACCAATAAAAAACAAAAATATATTTTCTGATATTCAAATTTCAGGAGAAAAAAAAGATAATGAATTTAAAATGATTTTTTACACAAAAACTATGCGATTAAATGATATTTTTCTGGAAAAATTATTTATAATGGTAAATTCTTCTTTAAAAGAAAAAATAAAAATTTATGCAGAAAAAATCATTTACAAAAATTTTTTTTCTAAAAAAATAAATATATCTGTTTTAAATACACAAAATTTTTGGATAATAAATTCTAAGTTTTTATTAAAATTAAAAAAACAAGAATATAAAGAACAGATACTGAATTTTTTTTGCAAAAAAGAAGAAAATTTTTTAATATGTTATCCTTTTCTTTCTAAATTAAATATCAATGGATATAACTGGTTTACTGATTACAATTATTATAAATCGGGAATTATTAAAATTGATTTTATCAATCAAAAATATATTGTTGACAATATTATTTTTTTATCTGAACAACAAAAAATCATTATTAATGCAAGTTTTATTAAAAACCAAAAAAAAATATTTCAATTTTACCTAAAAAATGTGCAATTAAAAAAAATCATTTTTAATAAAAATATAGATGGGATAGCAAATGGTTTTTTTTTATGTAAGAATATTTGTAATCAAATTGAACCTAATGTTAATATAATCATTCAAAACTTTTCAATTGGAAAAACTATTCTAGGCAATTTTTTCATTTATTCTTTTCAAAAAAAGAAAAATGATTATGAAATAAATGGTGTTATTAGAAAAAATTATCATGATGTTTTAAAAGTATTTGGAAATATTAAAAATAAATCACAAAATCAATCCGAATTTAATTTAAGTATAATCATTCAAAATTTTGGAATAGATAATTTTTCTTTTTTTTGGAAAAAAATGAATACTGAAGTAAAAGGAACTCTAACAGGAAAAATACAAGTTTTTGGTAATTTAAATAATCTTCAATATTTTGGAAAATTAGAGATTAACAAGTTTGGAATCAAAATAAACTCTACAAATACAAATTATGAGATCAAAAGTCCAGCTTATATAAATATTATTTCTGAATCCTGTTCATTATCTACTTCTTGTTTTGTAGATACTAAATATAATACAAAAGGATACATTAATGGAGTCTTTTCCCATAAAAACCTTATTCAATGGAATTTAATAAAATTATCTGTTAATACAAAAAATTTGCTTGTTTTAGACTCAGAGGAAAAACAAAATAATTTTTTATTTGGAAAGATATTTGCTAATGGAACAATTCAAATCATGAAAAATGAAAATAAAATTTGTATTTCTATGAAAAATGGAAAAATTATGAATTTTTCTCATTTATACATTAATCCTAAAAGACTGGAGTTACATAAAAAAAATAAATCTGAATTAAATAGGGATAAAAAAAAGGAAAAAGATAATTATTTTTTATCAATAGATGATATAATTATAAGTAAAAATACAAAAGTATCAATATTTTTAGATAAAAATCATTTTATTGAATTGAGAGGAGAAGGGACCCTTTTTATAAAAAAAACAAACAAAGATAATATACAAACCAGTGGTCAATATTTTGTAAAAGATGGATTATATCATCTATATAAAGATGAAAGAATTCCAATAAAACTAGAAAAAGAATTTAAAATAAAACCAGGAGGCTCTATTACCTGGAAAAATAACTTTTATCAATCAAATATTAATTTGATTGTTTATGATACTAAATATGTATACAACGTTATTGAATATATAGATTTTATAAAAAAAGAACATCATGAAAATATGATATTTACAGAATTAAGAATTAATATTTCTGGTAAAATACAAAAACCCAATATTAATATGGAAATTTTATTTCCTGAAAGTAATGAAAAAATCCAAAAAAAATTATCAGAAAAATTAAATTCTTTTGAGGAAAAAACAATGCAATTTGTTTCTGTTTTAATATTAGGGAAATTTTTATTAAAAACTGATATTATAAAAAATTTTTTATATTTTTCTATATATGGGATTATTTTGAAAAAATTAAAAAATATACTATCATACAGTAGTAAAATTAATCAATTGACAAATAATTATTCTATTTTATCAAATGCTAAAAATCATTGTCTGTATAGTTTATTTTTAAATGAAATAAAGAAAAAAGTGCAATGTTAATTAATTTTATTTTAAATAATAAAATATTGATATAAAAAATCAATAAATTATGAAATCATTGATATAATATCAAATTAAAGTATAATTATACTAACTGAAAAGAAATTATGAAATTTGTTATATATAGAATGAAAACTATAAAATATTGTTGAAAAACAATAATCTATTTCTTAAATAGAAAGTTTTGTATCTTGGTATTTTTAATACCTTTATTCAAAAAAATAAGACAAAATAAAAATATAAAACAATGATTCTAAGATATAATACAGACGAAATCGACAATACTATTGTCAGAAAATTAAACATAAATGCTAGAACTCCCTATACTGAAATCAGTAAACAAATCAGTAAAGAAATTAAACCATTATCTGTTGGAACAGTTCATGTCCGAGTAAAAAAATTAGAAGATGCAGGAATTATTAAGGGGAGCACCTTAATTATAGGATATGAGTCATTAGGGTTTCATTTAATAGCTTTTGTAGGTATATTATCGGATTCTCGTGAATCTAAATTAGTAAAAGAAGAATTAAAAAAAATTCCAAATATAGTACAACTATATATCACTTCAGGAAAATATAATCTGTTTTGTAGAATTATTGCTAGAGACCCTTCAGATGCAAGAGATGTTATATCTAAAATAGGAGAAATAAAAGGGGTACTCAGGACAGAGTCTACTATTTGTTTAGAAGAAAGTATAAATGATGAAAATAGATTGTTATCCAACATATTACAAAAACATCAAACATCTTATAAAAAAAAAACATGATTATAATAATATAACAATTGAGAATTATTATTATAATTTTCCATCATTTCAATATGAAACTTATTCTTTAAAAAAGAAAAAAAAATTCATCCTTCCCAAAAAATTGCAGAAGCTTCAATTTTTTAGGTAATGGCTAACTTCTTCAAGTTTTATAATAATAAAACTATTGCATATAGAATTCTAGTTTTAATTATTGCAATCTTATTATTGACATTTTTTTTCCCAAAAAAAGAGATTTTTAAATATAAATTTTCAGGGAAAACATGGTCTCACGGAGATTTATTTTCTCCATTTAATTTTTTAATTCTAAAAAATAGTAAAGATATAGATTTAGAAATTAAAGAATTAAAAAAAAATCAAGAAATATTTTGTATTAAAAATGAAAAAATAGTAAAAAATATAAAGAAAAAAATAAAAAAAATTTCATTTATACGAAGAAACAAACGTTACAATAACATTGTAAATAAAACAATTCATACGATATATAAATATGGATATATAGAAAATTATGATAATTTCACAAAAGAAAATAAAACTCACATATTCTTTTTAAAGAAAAACAAAAAGTGGATTCCAATTTTATACAATAAAATTTTTAATCATAGTAAAGTTAATAATATTATTGAAAATAATTTTAGAAATAAAAGTTATCATGTAAGGATTTTAAAAAAAATTCTAAGAAAAATCATTGTACCCAATTTTTTTTATAGCCAATATTACACTGATTTTTTTTTTCAAAAAAAAATCCAATCTATAAAAAAAATTAAATATTCCTTTATAAAAGGAGATAATATTATTAATAATAATGAGATTATCGATAAAAATAAATTTGAAATATTATCCCATTTCAAAAAAGAATATGAGAGTAAAATATGGAATAAAAAAAAATATTATTGTCTTGTTACAGGATATTTTTTCATAATCAGTATGATATTTACTCTATTTATATTATATATTTTTCACTTTGAAAAAAAAACATTTCATAATAACAGAGAAGTTAATTTTTTAATTATAAATATATTATTAGTATCATTAATTACCATTACAATTTTAAGATATCATTCTAAAATATTATATATAATTCCCTTTTGTATACTTCCCATAAGTATACAAGCTTTCTTCAATTTTAATTTGAGTATTTTTATTCATTTAATAACAATTTTATTATTATCCTTAATTACACCAAATAGTTTTGAATTTATTTTTCTTCAAATCACTGCAGGTTTTTTAGTAATGTTAACAAAAAAAAATATTTGCAAAATGGCAAATCTTTTTATTGCTGTATCAAAAATAATCATTACTTATGTTATTACTTTTATTTTACTCACTTTAATTCGCGAAGGGTCTTTAGAAAAAATTTCTTGGTATACTTTGTCTTTATTTTTTTTTAGTGGACTCTTAACTTTATTTGTTCATCCATTAATATTTCTTTTTGAAAAATTACTAAATTTAACTTCAGATATTTCATTATTAGAACTATCTGATCCCAATACTCCTATATTAAGATTGTTATCTCAAAAAGCTCCAGGGACTCTACAACATGTTCTAACAGTGGCAAATCTTGCAGAAGAAGCTGCTGTCGCAATTGGAGCTAATTCTCTATTAGTAAGAATAGGTGCAATTTATCATGATATAGGAAAAATTCAAAATTCTACATTTTTTACTGAAAATCAATATAATATTATTATTAATCCTCATGAAAAATTAAGTCCAAAAGAAAGTGCAAAAATTATTTTAGAACATGTATCAATAGGCGTTGAACTTGCAAGAAAATATCATTTACCTGATCCTGTTACTGATTTTATACGTACTCATCATGGAAATAGTATTGTTTATTTTTTTTATGAAAAACAAAAAAAAATATATCCCAATATAAAAGTGGACAAAAAACAATTTCAATATTCTGGTCCTAAACCATTTTCTAAAGAAACTGCTATTGTAATGATAGCTGATTCTGTAGAAGCAGCCTCAAAAAGCATTAAAAACCCATCTTCTAAAGATTTGGAAAGTTTAGTAGAAAATATAATAAAAAAACAAAAAATAGAAAATCAATTTTCCAATGCAGACATTACTTTAAAAGAAATAGAAAAAATTAAACAAGTCCTAAAAAAAAAATTAATAAATATTTATCACACTAGAATAGAATATCCTAACTATTAATTTTATATAAATAAAGAATGATTTGGTTATTTAATAGATCTATTTTAGATTTGTATTTTTTTGGAGAGTTGCCGGAGTGGTTAACGGAACAGTTTGCTAAACTGTCGGTATGAAAGTACCGCGTGGGTTCGAATCCCACATTCTCCGCAAACGGGGTATAGCGAAGTTTGGTAATCGCGCCTGGTTTGGGACCAGGAGATCGTAGGTTCAAATCCTGCTACCCCGATATTTACTTAACTGATTATGTGGGATCACGTAGCTCAAATGGATAGAGCAACTGCCTTCTAAGCAGTAGGTTACAGGTTCGAATCCTGTCGTGATCATTTTTTTCCTTCTAGGATTTCATCTATCATACCGTATTCTTTAGCCTCTATAGAAGTCATCCAGTAATCTCGATCTGAATCTTTTTCTATCTTTTCAATGGGTAACCCTGAATGTTTTGATATAATCTCATAAAGCTCTTTCTTTAACTTTAAAATCTCACGAACAGTAATTTCAATATCTGAAGCTTGACCTTGTGTCCCTCCTATAGGCTGATGAATCATAATTCTAGAATGTTTTAATGCAGATCTTTTATTTTTTACTCCTGCACAAAGCAATACAGCGGCCATAGATGCGGCCATTCCAGTGCAAATAGTAGCGATATCTGGTTCTACAATTTGCATTGTATCATATATTCCTAATCCAGCATAGACATCTCCTCCTGGAGAATTAATATATATTTGTATATCCTTAGTAGAATCTACAGATTGTAAAAACAATAACTGAGCTTGTACTATATTAGCCACTTGATCTTCTATTGGAGTTCCTAAAAAAATAACCCTATCCATCATTAAACGAGAAAAAACATCCATTTGAGCGACATTTAGTTTTCTTTCTTCAACAATATAAGGAGTCATGAACTTAATATATTCATTAATGGTTAAACTATTAATTCTCTTATGTTTTATGGCATATAGCATAAATTCTTCTGATTTTTTATGATAATCCATTTTTTTTATGTTGAAAATTTTATCAAAGTTACTTTCTTATATGTAACATTTTGCAAAAAAATTTATACATGCATAAAAAAAATGTAGAAATTAGAAACTTTTAATACTTAAAAAGTATTGACTTTGTACAAAAAATTAGCAATACAAACAGTTATCTACTCTATAGGATTCATATTTCCTAGAATCATTAATTATGCTTTTTTAAGATTCTTTACTGTATTTTTTAAACGAGAAGAATTTTCACTTTATACAGATATGTATGCATTAGCTTTTATAGCTATAGCATTTCTTTCTTTTGGATTAGAAAATACCTATTTTAGATTTTTATATAAAAAAAATTGTGATAAAGAAATTGTTTTTTCAACGGGAGTTATAACACAATTGTTGATTAGTTCTTTTTTTTTGATAATCTCTATACATTTAATAAAATATTTATCTTCCATGGCTGGATATCATAATCACCCAGAATATTTTTTCATGTTTTTTTTAATTATATTTTTCGATACAATTTGTATTCTTCCTATGGCTTGGCTTCGTGCAAATGACAAACCTTTACAGTATTCTGCAATAAATATTATAAATATTCTGATACAATCATTTCTAATAATATATTTATTTTTTTGTTATGATAATGTTTATGATAAACAAAATTGCTTTTTTTTTGTTTTTAAATGGATTAATTCTTTTACAGATAAAATAGGTTATATATTTTTTGCAAATATGATCTCTTCTTTAGGTAATTTATTTTTAATACTTCCTATTCTTTTAAAGAAAGTAACTATAAAAAAATTTAATAAAATTCTTGCTATGAATATGTTAAATTATGGTGTTCCTATTATGCTAGGAACTATAGCTTTTTCCATTAATGAGAATTTGGATAAAATTTTGATTAAAAGATGGATTTCAGATGAAATTAATGGATCTTATTCTGCTTGTTATAAAATAGCGTCTTTCATGAGTCTATATATTAGAATATTTAGATTAGGAATTGAACCTTTTTTTTTTAAAAAATCTAAGGATTCCGATGCTACATATTTTTATGAAGAAATCACTTATATATTTATTTTATTTGGATTAATTTTTTATGTATTAGTATGTGGAAATGTTAACATATTTATGAAATTTTTAATTGATAAAAAATACCATATTGCTATACCTATTATTCCTATAATAATGATGGGAAATCTTTTTTTGGGTGTTTACACTAATTTATCCATATTTTATAAAATTATAGATAAACCTATTATTGGAACTTATATCTCCTTAATCGGGGTATTCATCACTTTTTTATTTAATAGTATTTTTATTTTAATCTCTGATAATAGTTTTATGATTCCTGCTTGGGGAACTTTGACGTCTTATGGAGCTATGCTAATAGTTTTATATATTTGGGGGAAAAAACAATTTTTTCAATTTTGTGATAAAAAAATCAGAAATATTATCATACATTTTTTATTTGCACTTTTTATCGTTTTTATGATCAAAAAAAAAATGGAATTAAGCTTAATTTTACAATTTTTATATTTAATAATTATTTTTTTTTTAGAAAAAAAAAGATTGATTCATTTAATCAAATAAAAGTAAATTTTGCGAGTCTATCAATTAACTTTAATCGCTAATATCAAAAGATCTATTTCCATTAATTTTTTGGAAAGAAAATTGATTTCGACAGGTGTTTTTATTAAAATTTCGAAAAAACCTAAATGCTCTTTTCTTTTGATAAAAAAATTTATAGAATCTATTTGTATAGTTCATCTAACTGAAAATAAAAAATATACTTTTTATAAAGAGATTCAAATAATTGTGATTAACGTTTTTTTTAAAAAAATAATGATTGAACCTAATGACAGATTAGTGATCTTAGATCTTGTTAAAGATGTTGAAATAAAATGGAAAAAATGTTCTATTTTAAATTTAAGTATGAGAGGAAGTAATAGTTTTGGAAGCACTGGAATATAAAAAAAAATGATATGAAAATTATAATACCTATGGCGGGAAAAGGATCACGTCTTCTTCCTCATACATTAAATACCCCTAAACCACTGATATCTATTGCAGGAAAAACAATTTTGAGAAGGTTAGTGGAAAGTTTATCCAAACTTATTAAAGTTTTTTCCATTCAAGAAATTGTTTTTATTATAGGAAACTTTGGAAATACAATCGAAAAAAAATTAATAAAACTATCTCATGATATGAGTGTTAATCCTGTTATATATTATCAAATCATTCCTCTTGGAACTGCAGATGCATTGTTAAAAGCTAAAAACTCTTTAACAGGAGAACCAATTATTGTTGCTTTTTCTGATTCATTATTCTATCATAATTCTTTTGATCAAGAAATTACTCATCAAGCAGACAACATTATATGGACAAAAAAAGTTAAAAACCCTCATTTATTTGGCATTGTAAAATGTGATTCTTCTGGTATTATTACTCATTTTATAGAAAAACCAAATAATTATGTATCAAATATTGCAATTGTAGGACTTTATTATTTTAAAAATAGTTTTCTTTTAAAAAAAGAATTACAATCTATGTTAGATGATAATATCAAAAATAAAAAAGAATACCAGTTAACATGTGTTTTAGAAAATATGAGAAAAAAAGGAGAAAAATTTACTAGTAAACAAGTTAAAGAATGGATGGATTTTGGAAATAAAAAAAGAACTATTTATTCAAATTCAAAAATTTTATCCAGAGAATCCAAAAATTCGGAATTAATTCATAAAAAAGTTTTTATTAAAAATAGTTTAATTATAAAACCATGTTCAATAGAAGAAAATACAAATATTGAAAACAGTATTATAGGTCCTTACGTTTCAATTGGAAAATACACAAAAATAAAAAATAGCAATATCAAAAAATCTATAATTCAAGATTATACAACAGTTCAACACGCAAATTTAAATTATTCAATAATAGGAAGTCACTCTATATATATAGGAGAAAAATCGAAAAAGGTAAATTTAAGTGATTATTCTGTTTTCAAGTAAATCAAAAATTCATTATTTTTATTTTTTTTATATTTGATCAAAAATTCCATGTACATAGATTTCATTTTTATTTTTTCTATACTACTTGGGACTTTTGGGACCACAGAAATTGTGGTTATTGTCATTCTTGCACTTTTATTATTTGGAGGTAAAAAAATTCCAGAATTAATGAAAGGATTGGGAACGGGGTTGAAAGAATTCAAAAAAGCTTCTGAAACTGAAGAAGAAGATTCAAAACCTGAGAAATAAAAAATTTTTCTTTCATTTTATGTTTGTTTATTAGTACTTTTTTTTCTAAAATTTTAGAAATAAATCAAACTAATAAATAATGGGAACGACAACGATAAAAAATATTATGTTTTCTTTGTTCATATTAAAAAGTATGGTAATACAATCTGTATCAAAACCATTCTTAGAACAAAGAAATGTAATCAACTTTCATAAAAATGTTTATAATCCAAAATTAAATTTGAATAACATATATATAGAAAAATTATGGAAAAAAATGTTAGAAGGAAAGAAAAAATTTTTATCTGGAAAAAAGTTATCTCATAATAATAAAAAAAATATTGTTTTTATCAATATAACCCCCGAAGAATTAAGACTAAGACTAAATTTTCTGAATCAGAAATCTCAAATTAAAATACTAAAATACAATAGCATTGTACATGCTTCTGTTGAGAGTTATCTTCGTATGAGTAAATATATAGGAAAAATCATTTCATTATCAGATTTCTATTTTCCTATGTTTGAAGAAAAACTTGAAAATTATCGTCTTCCAAAAGAAATAAAATATTTAGCCATTATAGAGTCAAATTTAAATCCACTTGCTACTTCCAAGGCGGGAGCGAAAGGTATTTGGCAATTCATGCCTGAAACTGGAAAAATATATAATCTTAATATTAATAATATTTATGATGAAAGAAATGATCCGATTAAATCCACAGAAGCAGCTTGCCGATATTTTAGATTTCTATATAAAAAAATAGGAAATTGGGAATTGGTTTTAGCGGCTTACAATGCAGGGCCAGGAACTGTAGATAAAATATTGCAACGTAATAAAAATATGAAAGATTTTTGGAAATTATGGGAATTTTTTCCAAAAGAAACTCAGAATTATATTCCAAGATTTATTGCTATAAATTATGTAATGAATTATTATAAAGAACATAATATTTCTACACCCCATTTTTATCCTTACAAGTATAAATATAAAGAAACTGTATTAATTTCTATGAAAGAAAAAATTTCAGTGAAATTTTTTGCTGATAATCTTAATATACCTTATCAAGATTTAAGGATTCTTAATCCGCAATATCTTGTCGATCTTATTCCTATTGGTTATAAATTAAGACTACCAAAAAATAAGATTTTACTTTTTAAAAGTAAAGAAGGATTTTTTTCAAAAAAAAAACAAAATAGTTAACTATTAGACCTAAATAATGGAAACATATTATGTATTATGAGTAAAATTAATTTTTTGAATAAAAGTTTATTTTCAAAATTATGAACGAAAAAATTGAAAAAAAAAGAAAATCCTTACAACTCGTTTTGGAAAAAATGGATAAAATATATGGAAAAGGAACTGTGATGCAAATGGGAGATTCTCATTTAGAAAA
This genomic window contains:
- a CDS encoding dCTP deaminase/dUTPase family protein, translated to MRVYQLTLIANIKRSISINFLERKLISTGVFIKISKKPKCSFLLIKKFIESICIVHLTENKKYTFYKEIQIIVINVFFKKIMIEPNDRLVILDLVKDVEIKWKKCSILNLSMRGSNSFGSTGI
- a CDS encoding sugar phosphate nucleotidyltransferase translates to MKIIIPMAGKGSRLLPHTLNTPKPLISIAGKTILRRLVESLSKLIKVFSIQEIVFIIGNFGNTIEKKLIKLSHDMSVNPVIYYQIIPLGTADALLKAKNSLTGEPIIVAFSDSLFYHNSFDQEITHQADNIIWTKKVKNPHLFGIVKCDSSGIITHFIEKPNNYVSNIAIVGLYYFKNSFLLKKELQSMLDDNIKNKKEYQLTCVLENMRKKGEKFTSKQVKEWMDFGNKKRTIYSNSKILSRESKNSELIHKKVFIKNSLIIKPCSIEENTNIENSIIGPYVSIGKYTKIKNSNIKKSIIQDYTTVQHANLNYSIIGSHSIYIGEKSKKVNLSDYSVFK
- a CDS encoding Sec-independent protein translocase subunit TatA/TatB produces the protein MYIDFIFIFSILLGTFGTTEIVVIVILALLLFGGKKIPELMKGLGTGLKEFKKASETEEEDSKPEK
- a CDS encoding lytic transglycosylase domain-containing protein; amino-acid sequence: MGTTTIKNIMFSLFILKSMVIQSVSKPFLEQRNVINFHKNVYNPKLNLNNIYIEKLWKKMLEGKKKFLSGKKLSHNNKKNIVFINITPEELRLRLNFLNQKSQIKILKYNSIVHASVESYLRMSKYIGKIISLSDFYFPMFEEKLENYRLPKEIKYLAIIESNLNPLATSKAGAKGIWQFMPETGKIYNLNINNIYDERNDPIKSTEAACRYFRFLYKKIGNWELVLAAYNAGPGTVDKILQRNKNMKDFWKLWEFFPKETQNYIPRFIAINYVMNYYKEHNISTPHFYPYKYKYKETVLISMKEKISVKFFADNLNIPYQDLRILNPQYLVDLIPIGYKLRLPKNKILLFKSKEGFFSKKKQNS